In Campylobacter sp. RM16187, the DNA window CGTTTTAAGCGCAATAGTAACAAAATATGTTAAAATAGCATATTATTAACTTTAAAGGATTTGTATGAAAAAAATTTTAGCATTTGCACTGCTATCCTTAAGTGTTTTTGCAGGTGATTTTGAAGATGGTTTAGCTGCATACAAAAATGCCGATTATGCAAGTGCATTTGAGAAATTTAACGCCGCTTGCATGAACAAAAACGCTGCAGGTTGCGAGCAAGTAGCGTTGATGTATCACACAGGTAAAAGCGTTAAAAAAGATGTAAGCAAAGCCTTTTCACTATATCTTCAGGCTTGCGAAGCGGGACAAAAGCATAGTTGCTCAATGGCTGGCGGAATGCAAGATATGGGAGAAGGAACAAAGATTGATAAAGAAAATGCAATGAAACTTTTAGTAAAAGCTTGCGAGCTTAATGATGCTCACTCTTGTGCAGTAGTCGGTTCTTTTCATCTTGAAAAACAAACGCCTGACAGTTTAAAAACGGCAAAAAATCTCTTTCAAAAAGCTTGCGATCTAGGCGACCGCTTGGGATGTATGTGGGCCGAGGATCTAAGTAGATCAAAGAAAATATAATATCAGTTACGGCGTTAAATTTGCGCCGTAACTTTAGATTTATCTCTACTTAATAGGACTGTTTATACCTATTATCATATTATCTTCTTTTAGGTATAGCTTAGCTGCATTTTTGAT includes these proteins:
- a CDS encoding tetratricopeptide repeat protein → MKKILAFALLSLSVFAGDFEDGLAAYKNADYASAFEKFNAACMNKNAAGCEQVALMYHTGKSVKKDVSKAFSLYLQACEAGQKHSCSMAGGMQDMGEGTKIDKENAMKLLVKACELNDAHSCAVVGSFHLEKQTPDSLKTAKNLFQKACDLGDRLGCMWAEDLSRSKKI